The nucleotide sequence GGCACTGACCGACTCGTTTTTTGTCAACCAGGCGGTGGCCCTGGTCGGCACCGTGATTCTCGGCATCCTCCTGGCGGCCACTGCCCGGGGACTCTGGTGGGGACAATGGAAGTCTTGCCCGAAACGGGCTCTGGCTGCTGGGCTAGCTCTTTCCGTCACGGCGGGGGGAGTCGGGCTTTTGGTCCCCAAAGAGCCCCCGGCATGGCCGGATCCTCTGCAGTTGCTAACTGGCCGATCATCCGCTCCTTTAAAAAAGATCGGGTACGGCGAGAACGACCTTGAACTGGGCGGCTCCTTTGTCCAGGATTCCACCGTGGCCTTCACCGTTATCGCGCCCGAGGCGACGTATTATCGGGGGGAAACCCGGGACGTGTACACTGGACATGGCTGGGCCGCATCCCCTTCGTCGGCGGACAACCGGGTCTTTCAGGCTCTATTGCAAGGGGGCCGGCTCCCTTGGCCGGCGGATGGAACCCTGTACGGGGTTTCCACCCGTACCCTTCGCCAGTCGATCACTGTGCAAAGTGGCCCCCTTCCGGTGGTGGTGGCGGCCTATCCGCTCACCCGGGTGGTGTCTGTGGCCTTGAATCACGAGGGGGCGTTTCGAACGGATCCCGCCGGTGCCTGGATGTCGTTCGGGAATTTGATGCCCGGAGACCGGTATACGGTGGAATCATCAGTTCCCGTCAGTGTGCCGGAGGGAGCGAAACAAGCCTTGCCCGTCGATCCCGCCGGCCTGCCGCCCACCGTTCGCGCGGATTTGCAACTTCCTCCTGACGTCCCCGCCCGGGTGGTGCAGTTGGCCCGGACAATCACCGCCGATCAGCCCAGCGTTTACGGGAAAGCCCAGGCCCTCATCCAGTACCTGAAAGGCCACTATCAGTATGAAACCCAGCAGATTCCTGTGCCCCGGCCCGGGCAGGATTTTGTGGACCAGTTTCTCTTCGAGTCCAAAATTGGCTATTGCGACCATTTTTCGACGGCGATGGCGGTCATGGCCCGGAGCGTCGGGCTCCCCACTCGCTGGGTCAAGGGATTCGCCCCGGGGCGCCCGGTCCAGACCCTGGAATCCGGAAACAAACTTTACGCGGTAAGCAATGCGGATGCCCATTCCTGGGTGGAGATATGGATTCCCGGATATGGGTGGATGCCCTTTGACCCGACACCTTCAGTCGTATCAGGGGCGTCAGTGAATTCCGGGGCGCTGGAGCCAGGGGGCTCCAATGGTCAGGACTCGGTGCAAGGATCAGGAGCGACGGGGGGCAGCGCCTCTCCCCAAAATCCCTCTCGGGGGACGCCACCGCCGCCTTCCGTCTCCGAGGGTATCAATGGGCCCGGATCTGGCTACCCCGGCGGAGAGGGAACGGGCGGCGGACTGCTTTCCCGCGTCGGTCTCGGCGGGGTGCCGGGCCGGATCCTTTTGGGGACGGGAGTCGGGGCGTTGGTGATCGTGGCTGCCGGCGCCGCAGTCACTTTCGTTCTGAGGCGGCGGGGTTGGACTTTCCGGCGAGTGCCTCCGGAGACTCGGCAGCTGTTTGCCACACCCCCACCGCAGGATGCCGGGGATGCGGTGGGTCGGCTGCAGGATTGGTACGTCCGGCGGGGCCACCCCCTCACCCGGGATACGACGGTGAGGGATATT is from Kyrpidia tusciae DSM 2912 and encodes:
- a CDS encoding transglutaminase domain-containing protein, translated to MIRKGAMGDSQAGTVRREPGTRRGEGTAARLRKGAARRPWAVHILAFLWMAWVAAAVAKAGGDPWPWLWGFYVVGVYILVVTTRLRWRLPLLVLLAGFLWWAGSWGGPGPGVLSGGVGPPGVALDGAAVGRPGWSVAGSVGAPGDGGQASTVVPGASASGSGSEQPVSWWGTTAAQLVRVVGAALDGRWTDLLVNAQGPLGRGAAVLLCGLTTWVFARSVERGLIWTWLLAGEMVLALTDSFFVNQAVALVGTVILGILLAATARGLWWGQWKSCPKRALAAGLALSVTAGGVGLLVPKEPPAWPDPLQLLTGRSSAPLKKIGYGENDLELGGSFVQDSTVAFTVIAPEATYYRGETRDVYTGHGWAASPSSADNRVFQALLQGGRLPWPADGTLYGVSTRTLRQSITVQSGPLPVVVAAYPLTRVVSVALNHEGAFRTDPAGAWMSFGNLMPGDRYTVESSVPVSVPEGAKQALPVDPAGLPPTVRADLQLPPDVPARVVQLARTITADQPSVYGKAQALIQYLKGHYQYETQQIPVPRPGQDFVDQFLFESKIGYCDHFSTAMAVMARSVGLPTRWVKGFAPGRPVQTLESGNKLYAVSNADAHSWVEIWIPGYGWMPFDPTPSVVSGASVNSGALEPGGSNGQDSVQGSGATGGSASPQNPSRGTPPPPSVSEGINGPGSGYPGGEGTGGGLLSRVGLGGVPGRILLGTGVGALVIVAAGAAVTFVLRRRGWTFRRVPPETRQLFATPPPQDAGDAVGRLQDWYVRRGHPLTRDTTVRDIVQTLAWEVPQAAGSVGRLLAALESALYGQVPEGPAEESKGRTKPVTERVVPNRAPGAVEPGPDGGAPDGQRLGAVSVAWQEIARIVGESQLRGRWRRFRRTPSPPM